The Patescibacteria group bacterium genomic interval TTTGAAACCAAAGTAATAAAAAAATAAAATGACAGAGTTTTTTTTCTCGGAAATAGAAAAATATAAATATCCGGATTTTCTGATTGATATTATCCAGGATTCTTTGAATATTTTTCTTGGTAATATCGGTGAAGACAATCTTGCCGCCGTTGTCCTTCATGGTAGCACCGCGAAGGGTAAAATTACTATTATTGGTGATCAGCTCTACAGCGATGTGGAGTTTTTTGTCTTTGTTCGCCGTAGCGTTAGCGGCGCGGCAGCAGAAAAAATAAGAAACGATTTGGTGGCGATAAAAGAAAAGTACCATCAAAAAAACCGTTTTTTTCATGTCGACTTTATTATTAAGAAAAAGTGTTTAATGCGGTTTTATCAGAGAAACCTTTTGATCTATGAGCTGAAAAACGCCGGTAAGGTTTTGTACGGTGATCTGAATATTCTTTCTAATATCCCGAAGATCGATGAAAAAAACATTAATCTGAGAGCCGTCAACGATATTATGCTTATGCGCTTGAGGGTTTTCTTGAAAGATTTTAGTTTTAATCCTGGTGACAAAGAGGATTATTATGCGTTACTAAAAAATGTTTATCAGTATTTAATGGCGGTGGTTGTTTTTAATAAAGGGATTTTGTTACCTAGCGGTTATGACAGGTATAAATATGTCGAAGCGCACCACGAGGACTATTTATTTTTGGGGGACAGATTTTTTTCCAATTATTATTTTTCCAGTCGGATGAAATTTCCGATGCACTTTGCGGAAAACGAGAGAAACGTGTCTTTTGATAAGGGGTATTTTGATTACGCCAAAGAAGTGGTGGGCGGCATGTTTTTAGTTCTGAGACTTTTACTTCAAAAAAACAATCTGTCCCAGTCAGAGATAAATGAGGAGAACGTTTTTTCTGTTTTAGACAGATCAGCCGATATTTTTAATGACAGCTGGTTCGATGTTTATAGTCTGGCTTGTCGGGTGCGCTATCTCAAGCAAGTTGTTTTATCGGGTAAGATTTTTTCTCTATTTAAAGCTTTTAGACCGATAAAAAAGAAATTGGTTTTGGCGTATCTGGCGCTTTGTTTTGCTCTCAAAAAACAACTAAATGGCGAATCACCAGATTTGTATTTGCAGTTGGCGGCAAAATATACCAAGCAACTCAGTTACGAAAATACAAAGTTTTCTCTGACAGGGGACTTTAAAAAAGATTTTTATTTCCTTAAAGCGGAGCTGCTCACTATTTATCGAATTGTTTTTTAATATGGCTAATCTGGTTATCTTCATCGACGGTTTTCCTTACGATCAGCTGGCGCAGACCGATTTTTTGAATAATCTCAAAAAAAGTCGTCGTATTCCCGGTATCGGCTATAGTTTTAATCTTTATTTGGAGATGTTTGCTGGACTAGTGCCAGATCAAAGCGGTGTGTTTTGTGAGTTTGCTTTTGAGCCGCAACGGTTGCAAAATAAAACCGTTCGTATTTTAATGCCGGTTTTGAAAATTATTGATAAACTCGGTATCTTTTCTTCTCTTTTTAAACGTTTTGTCACAGGGTATTGTGGTTTTAAGTTTCACAACGTGCCGTTTGCCTACCGATATTTTTTCACCGACGCGGGAAAACAAATCCAACGTCCTGATCTGCGGGAAAAAACTATTTTTAAGAAAATAGAAAAGTTAAGTAATGGTAAAATTTTTGATCATAGCATTTGCTGCTATACCGACAAAGAAAGCGTGGGTCTTTTTTATCAAAATATTGACGCCGATAATCTTTTTATTCATTTCACCGAGCTGGATGGAGCCGGTCACGCCGGATTTTTGAGCGCCGAATATTTTGCTAAGCTAAAATGGCTTGATGATAAGCTGAAAAATATCTGGCAAAAATATCAAGAGCGGCATCCGGGAGCAAATCTTATTATTTTGTCAGATCATGGTTTTTGCTCGGTTGAGAAATTTATCCGACCGGAGTTTGAAAGAATCGGCAGCTTAAAAGCCGGTAGAGATTATTTTTATTTTGTTGATACGACTATGGTTAAGTTTTGGTTTTTATCACAAGCGGCAAAAGAAGCGGTTTTGAAATATTTAAGCGGTTTGGATTTTGGCAGGGTTTTAAGTGAACAAGAACGTTTGGCTTCAGGAATAGCAGACAAAAAGTTTGCTGACGAGATTTTTTTACTTCAGCCCGGCATTGCCTTTTTCCCTTCTTTTTACGGTGGAATCATTAAGGTTAAAGGAGTACACGGTTACGGTCCGGAGTGTAGCGGACATCACGGAATATTTTTGTATAATACGCCAAGGCGGGTTGAAATTGCGCCTATCATCAATAACAAAGAAACATATCAGTGCATTTTAGATATTTTAGATTTAAAATAATAAGATGATTGTCTTGGAAAAAATAAAAAAGTATTGGCCGATTTTATTTATTTTAGTTTTGGGTTCTTTGCCCTTGGTTTGGTTTAGAGATGGTCTGCTTATCGCCGGCGGCGACAATGATTGGTATCTTAACCCGGTAAAGCTTTTTCACGATGCCCTTTACACCTGGTCAGGGCTAAAAAGCGCTGGAGAAATAAATTTTTTGGTTTGTCATATTTTTCCATTGCCTGCTTTTTGGGCTTTATTAAAACTGGTCGGTTTGAGTTTGGTTAATATCCAGAGGCTATGGACTATTTTGATTTTCGTTACCCCGGCTCTATCGATTTATTATTTGGTTATCAGATATTTTGGCGCAGACAAAAAGGAGGTTAAATATCAGCTCGTCGGACTGCTAGCCGCTATCCTCTATAGCTTCAATATGTTTTTGATTAATAGTCCGCTCAACTCCGTTGCTTCTCCGGTGCTGGCAATCATGCCGCTGATGCTTTGGTTCTTTATTTCGGCTTTGGAGCAAGAAAAATTTTCTTTCAAATATCCGGCGGCTATTAGCGTGTTATCTATTTTCCTCTTTTTTTCGAACACCAATCTGGCGGAAGTTAGTATTATACCACTGGTCCTCGGTCTTTATTTGTTATTTTTTGTTGCTTTCAACTTTAAATTTTTTAAAATAGTTCATGCTTTCAAAGTAGTCGTGGCTAGTGTAGTCGCATATCTGGCGGTTAACTCCTGGTGGTTGCTGATAATATCTTTTTCTTTTGTTGAAGCTGCTTCCAAAGCAGGAGAAATTGTAAAAAGTATCAGTTTTGTCGAACGTAGTTATTTGTTTGAAGTATTTAGATTGATGGGTTTTTGGGCTTTTAGGATCAAAACCGGCGCGGGGCTTTCAAACGTGCCGTACAGTGATTTGTATTATCAACCTTTACTTATAATCTTGACCTACCTAATTCCACTAGTGGTATTTTTCGCTTTAATTTTTCGACCGCGGGACAAGAAGATTATTTTTTTCTCCCTGATTTTTTTGCTGGGAATATTTTTAGCCAAGGGGACCAATGAACCGTTTGGTGTCGTCTATGGTTTTTTGTTTGAAAAGATCCCTGGATTTTGGGTTTTTCGCAACCCTTACTCCAAATTTATGCCTTTGACGATATTTGGTTTTTCGATTTTGTATGGTTTATCTGCCGCCGATATATATTATGGAGCAAAAAAGTGGTTTGTAACCAAGATAAAAAACCGGCAAAGGGCGGTAGCGATGGCTTTGATTATCCTTGTGTTTTTGGGGTTACTGCCAATTGCGGCTGCCTGGCCAATACTGACCGGTAAATTTTTGTCCGATGCTTCCTGGTATGGTACACCTGAAAAATCAATGCATGTCCAAGTGCCGGACTACTGGCAGCAAGCAAACAAATGGTTTACAGAAAACGACCCTGAAGGTAGAGTTTTGCTTTTACCCAAAGCAGGATATGGGCATTGTTATAAATGGTTGTCGGGAATATGCACCGGAGGATATGTTGCCAACTATCTTATACCAAATCCGATTATCAGCTATCCCAATCTAAAAATAGATTCTCCGTACGATAACACGATTGATAGTCTTTTTTCTTACATTAAACCGCAGACCAGGGTTGATCTTGCCGAATTACTGGGTGTTTTTAATATTAAATATATCTTGCAGCAAGACGATTTACTGTGGCAAAGGGCGGGCACCGATTCTTATTCGCCGGAACAGATAAAAAATATTTTAGCGGAGCAGCCGGGGATAGAGTTTATAAAAAATTTTGGCAAGTTGAATCTTTATCAGATTAAAGGTGATTATTACGTGCAGAGAATTTTTGCCCCACGTAAAGTTAGTTATACGTCTAGCAAAGATCCCCTGGAGACAAGTCAGGCGGTTTTACTCAACAAAAAAAACGTGACGGAAGAGTCGATGTTCGAAATAAAAGATGGTTTGGATAGTTCAGACAAGGATTTGATAGCAACAAAAAGACTAGCCGATACTAACGGTTATAGTCTAGATATACCAGCGCAGGCAGAATATGATTTTTATTTGATTCAAAAACCAATCTCGCCGCAAGTTGTGGTCTGTGCCGGATGCCCGTCGGGTTTTGGTATTAGTCTTGGCGATGAATATTCGGGGAAACAATTATTTTTTACTAAAGCAATAAGTGGTGGAGTTTACTTTGATAATGACAAAAAGATTTCTTTGTCCTGGCGTCGGTCGATAAAGATTTATCCTTTAGACGTTAATGATGTGGGTATTGATAGTCCGATAGTCGGTTGGAGTTTTATCCAAAATGTTGGGGCGGTAGATCTTTACGGGTCGCAGCTGTCGGAAAATTTTCCCGAAGACTACAAAACGTCATCAGAAGCAAAAATATTTTTTGCCGGTTTCCGGGATGGACAGCAACTGGGCGAAGACTGGGGGGTCGAAATTTTTCCCGATTCTTTTGAAATAGGGACTATGAAGACCAGAAGGGTGGTGGTTAGTGTGCCAGCGGGAACTAGACCCGGGGAGGGCTATCGATTCGTTTATCTCAAAAAACCAAGCATGCTTTCCGATTTAGATTTTGGGAGCAATGTCGGCACAAGCAGTGTTTTATCTGTCGGTTCTGCAAGTCTCGCTGCCGGCAATCATCGTGTTTTATTGACCGGACTGACCAGCGAGGATTTGGATAAAATGACTTTTGTTGCCAAGAAAAAGGTGGTGGAAGGCGGAGTGGTGGTGCCAAAAATAACATTCAAAAAAATCAACCCGACAAAGTATAAAGTGATGGTTAGTGGAGCTGTAACCGATTTTTCTTTGGTTTTTTCTGAAAACTTTAATACTTTTTGGAGGGTTTATGTCTTTCCTCAAGTATTTTTAAGCCAAAGGGAACTTTCGGGCAAGCCTTTTTCGCCAGTGTCATCAAGCGGTCCGGTAGACGCTGATTTTGTAAGCGAGGAATATGGCGGATCCACGCAGAATAATAATCTTACGTCGCCTTTTTACAAGACATATTTTAGGTCTTCGCTTGGCGAGCACCAGCATTTTTTGGCCAATGGTTATGCTAATGGTTGGTGGATTAAGCGACCGGACTGCCTTGAACAAGGAGATAAGTGTCAGAATTTCGAAATCATTATTGAATTTTGGCCACAAAGGATTTATTATCTCGGTGGCTTGATTTCCGGTCTGTCATTTTGTTTGATATTGTTTTATTTGATCAAAAAAATACGGTCGAGGGAATAAAAATTATGAAAAATAAAATTATTAAAATCATAAAAGCCATGTTTAGTTGGTGGTCGGCGGGAGAGCGGATAATATTTTTAGAGTACGCCGCACTGTCTATTTTTATATTATTGCCGATATTTAAACCCGGATATATTTTTGCTCTGGACTTTACCGCCGCTCCGCATTTTGATTTTCCATCCACAGTTTCTTTCGAGTACCCGTGGTTAGTTTTTTTGTGGTTATTAAATCTGTTTATTCCGGCGGCAGTGATACAAAAGATAATTTGCTTCGCCATTCTGTTTTTAGCCGGCATCGGTGCACATTATTTTGTCGGAAAGTTTTCGTCGACTAAATGGTCAAAATATTTTGCCGGTTTGTTGTTTATCTTTAATCCGTTAGTTTATTCTCGTTTAGCTTATGGTCAGTTTCGTTTTTTGTTAGGGTACGCTCTATTGCCGTGGTTATTTTTAGCTGGCTTGCGGTTTTTGAAACAACCATTGATTAAAAAGACGTTTTATTTAGCGCTACTCCTAACGGTTTGCGGAGCAGTCAGTCTCCATATTTTGTTTATATTTTCTTTTGTTTTTATCGCGACGTGGCTGACTCGTTTTTTTCAATCAATTTATAACAGAA includes:
- a CDS encoding alpha-(1->3)-arabinofuranosyltransferase family protein, translating into MIVLEKIKKYWPILFILVLGSLPLVWFRDGLLIAGGDNDWYLNPVKLFHDALYTWSGLKSAGEINFLVCHIFPLPAFWALLKLVGLSLVNIQRLWTILIFVTPALSIYYLVIRYFGADKKEVKYQLVGLLAAILYSFNMFLINSPLNSVASPVLAIMPLMLWFFISALEQEKFSFKYPAAISVLSIFLFFSNTNLAEVSIIPLVLGLYLLFFVAFNFKFFKIVHAFKVVVASVVAYLAVNSWWLLIISFSFVEAASKAGEIVKSISFVERSYLFEVFRLMGFWAFRIKTGAGLSNVPYSDLYYQPLLIILTYLIPLVVFFALIFRPRDKKIIFFSLIFLLGIFLAKGTNEPFGVVYGFLFEKIPGFWVFRNPYSKFMPLTIFGFSILYGLSAADIYYGAKKWFVTKIKNRQRAVAMALIILVFLGLLPIAAAWPILTGKFLSDASWYGTPEKSMHVQVPDYWQQANKWFTENDPEGRVLLLPKAGYGHCYKWLSGICTGGYVANYLIPNPIISYPNLKIDSPYDNTIDSLFSYIKPQTRVDLAELLGVFNIKYILQQDDLLWQRAGTDSYSPEQIKNILAEQPGIEFIKNFGKLNLYQIKGDYYVQRIFAPRKVSYTSSKDPLETSQAVLLNKKNVTEESMFEIKDGLDSSDKDLIATKRLADTNGYSLDIPAQAEYDFYLIQKPISPQVVVCAGCPSGFGISLGDEYSGKQLFFTKAISGGVYFDNDKKISLSWRRSIKIYPLDVNDVGIDSPIVGWSFIQNVGAVDLYGSQLSENFPEDYKTSSEAKIFFAGFRDGQQLGEDWGVEIFPDSFEIGTMKTRRVVVSVPAGTRPGEGYRFVYLKKPSMLSDLDFGSNVGTSSVLSVGSASLAAGNHRVLLTGLTSEDLDKMTFVAKKKVVEGGVVVPKITFKKINPTKYKVMVSGAVTDFSLVFSENFNTFWRVYVFPQVFLSQRELSGKPFSPVSSSGPVDADFVSEEYGGSTQNNNLTSPFYKTYFRSSLGEHQHFLANGYANGWWIKRPDCLEQGDKCQNFEIIIEFWPQRIYYLGGLISGLSFCLILFYLIKKIRSRE
- a CDS encoding alkaline phosphatase family protein, which encodes MANLVIFIDGFPYDQLAQTDFLNNLKKSRRIPGIGYSFNLYLEMFAGLVPDQSGVFCEFAFEPQRLQNKTVRILMPVLKIIDKLGIFSSLFKRFVTGYCGFKFHNVPFAYRYFFTDAGKQIQRPDLREKTIFKKIEKLSNGKIFDHSICCYTDKESVGLFYQNIDADNLFIHFTELDGAGHAGFLSAEYFAKLKWLDDKLKNIWQKYQERHPGANLIILSDHGFCSVEKFIRPEFERIGSLKAGRDYFYFVDTTMVKFWFLSQAAKEAVLKYLSGLDFGRVLSEQERLASGIADKKFADEIFLLQPGIAFFPSFYGGIIKVKGVHGYGPECSGHHGIFLYNTPRRVEIAPIINNKETYQCILDILDLK